tgctgtgcagaagctctttagtttaattagatcccatttatcaattctggcttttgttgccattgcttttggtgttttagacatgaagtctttgcccatgcatgtgtcctgaatggtattgcccaggttttcttctaagatttttatggtcctaggtcttacatttaagtctttgatccatcttgagttgatttttgtatacggtgtgaggaaggggtacagtttcagatttttgcatatggctagccagttttcccaacactatttattcaataaggaatcttttcctcattgtttgtgtgtgtcaaatttatcaaagatcagatggtggtagatgtgtggtgttatttctgagggctctgttctgttccattggtctatatatctgtcttggtaccagtaccatgctgttttggttactgtagccttgtagtaaagtttgaagtcagatagtgtgatgccttcagatttgttcttcttgcccaggactgtcttggctatgcgggctgttttttggtttcatatgaagtttaaagtagttttttccaattctttgaagaaagtcattggtagcttgatgaggatagcattgaatctatacatcgCTTTTGGCAGCGAggccattttaacgatattgattcttcctatccctgagcatggaatgtttttccattggtttgtgtcctctcttatttccttgagcactgACTGGTTTGTAGTTttacttgaagaggtccttcacatcccttgtaagttggattcctaggtattttattctattagtagcagttgtgaatgggagttcactcatgatttggctttatgtttgtctgttattggtgtataggaaggcttgtgatttttgcacattgactttgtatcctgagattttgctgaagttgcttatcagcttaaggagattttgggttgagacgatgggattttctaaatatacaatcatgtcctctgcaaacagggacaatttgacttcctctgttcctatttgaatatgctttatttctttctcttgcctggttgccctggccagaacttccaatactatgttgaataggaatggtgagaaagggcatccctgtcttgtgccagttttcaaagggaatgtttccagttattgcccattcagtatgatatcggctgtggTTTTGTCCTAAATAGCTCCTATTATGTTGAGATACGTTTCAttgatacctagtttactgagagtttttagcatgaaaggctgttgaatcttgtcaaaggccttttctgcatctatcaagaTAATCATGTGCTtcttgtcgttggttctgtttatgtgatggattacgtttattgatttgcatgtgttgacccagccttgcctcccagggatgaagccaacttgattgtggtggataagctttttgatgtgctgctggattcggtttgccagtatcttattgaggattttcacatcgatgttcatcacggatattggcctaaaattctctttttttgtgtgtgtctctgccctgctttggtgtcaggatgatgctcgcctcataaaatgagtcaggtaggatttcctctttttgtgttgattggaatagtttcagaaggaactaCGCATGCAATAAAGCCCCTCTTTGTACCTCGAAtagaatttgtctgtgaatccgtctggtcctagactttttttgggtgctaggctattaattattgcctcaattgcagatcctgttactggtctattcagagattcaacttcttcctggtttagccttgggagggtgtatgtgtccaggaatttttccatttcttttagattttctagtttatttgcgtagaggtgtttatagtattctctgatggtagtttgtatgtctgtgggatcggtggtaaatccccatcatcattttttattgcatctgtttgattcttctctcttttcttctttattagtctttctaggggtctatctattttgttgattgtttcaaaaaaccagctcctggatccaccaattttttttgaagggtttttttgtgtctctatctccttcagttctgctctgatcttagttatttcttgtcttctgctagcttttgaatttgtttgctctttcttctctagttcttttaattgtgattttacaGTTTCGATTTTAGGCCTTTCCTGTtttttcttgtgggcatttaatgctataaatttcccactacacactgctttaaatgtgtcccagagattctagtacattgtatctttgttctccttggtttcaaagaacatctttatttctgccttcattcattatttacccattagtcattcaggagcaggttgttcagtttccatgtagttgtgctgtTTAGTGAGATTCTTactcctgagttctaatttgattgcactgtggtctgagaggcagtttgttgtgatttttgttcttacacatttgctgaagagtgtttttcttctaattatgtggtcaattttagaataagtgcgatgtggtgctgagaagaatgtatactctgttgatttggggtagagagttctgtagatgtctattaggtctgcttgttccagagctgagttcaagtcctggatatgtctcattgatctgtctaatattgacagtggggtgttaaagtcttccattattattgtgtgggagtctaagtctctttgtaggtctgtaagaacttgctttgtgaatctgggtgctcctgtattgagtgaatatatgtttaggatagttagctcttcttgttgaattgagccatttgccattatgtaatggccttctttgtctctttttatctttgttggcttaaagtttgttttatcagagaccaggattgcaactcctgctttttttgccttccatttgcttggtagatcttcctctatccctttattttgggcctatgtttgtctttgcatgtgagatgggtctcctgaatacagcacaccagtgggtcttgattctttatccaatttgccagtctgtgtcttttaattggggcatttagcccatttacatttaaggttaatattgttatgtgtgaatttgatcctgtcattatgatgttagctggttatttcgcctgttaattgatgcagtttcttcatagcattgatggtctttagaatttggcatgtttttgcagtggttggtaccagtCGCTCCTTTCCAAGTTTAGTaattccttcaggagctcttgtaaggcaggcctggtggtgacaaaatctctcagcatttgcttgtctgtaaagtatttgatttctccttcacttaggaagcttagtttggctggatatgaaattctggattgaaaattcttttctttaagaatgttgaatattggcccccactctcttctggcttgtagggtttctgctaagagatccactgttagtctgatgggcttccctttgtgggtaacccgacctttctctctggctgcccttaacattttttccttcatttcaaccttggtgaatctgatgattatgtgtcttggggttgctcttcttgaggagtatctttgtggtgttctctgtatttcctgaatttgaatgttggcctgtcttgctagattggggaagttctcctggatagtatcctgcagagtgttttccaacttgtttccattctccccatcactttcagatacaccaatcagacgtagatttggtcttttcacatagtcctatatttcttggaggctttgttcatttctttttactcttttttctctaatcttgtcttgttactgtatttcattaatttgatcttcagtcagtGATAtcctttccttctgcttgatTGAATCAGCcattgaagcttgtgtatgcttcacgaagttcttgtactgtggttttcagctccatctggtcatttaagctcttctctacactggttattctacttagccattcatctaaccttttgtCAAGGTTTTTATCCTCCTTGCGATGGGCtaaaacatgctcctttagctcggagaagtttgttattacagaTCTTCTGAATCCTATTTCTGTCtactcgtcaaactcattctccatccagttttgctCCCTTGCTGGCATGGAGTTGTGTTCCTTTgtagaagaggcattctggtttttgcaaTTTTCcacctttctgctctggtttctcaccatctttgtggatttatctacctttggtctttgatgttgttgATCTACGGAtgtggttttggtgtggatgtcctttttgttgatgtcgatgttgatgttgatgctattcctttctgtttattaggTTTACTTCTAACagacaggcccctcagctgcaggtctgttggcgtttgctggaggtccactctatACCCTGTGtgcctggatatcaccagtggaggctgcagaacagcacatattgctgcctgatccttcctctggaagcttcgtcccacaggggcacccacctgtatgaggtgtctgttggcccctactgggaggtgtctcccagtcaggctacacgggggtcagggacccacttgaggaggcagtctgtttgtTATTGGAGCTCGAACACCATGCCGGGAGAACTACTGCTCTTTTCAGAGCTGCCAGGCAGTGAACTTTAAGTCTGGAGAAGCGGTcagctgccttttgttcagatataccctgcccccacaggtggagtctagagaggcagtaggccttgctgagctgaggtgggctccgcccagttccagcttccctgCCACTTTGTTTACATTGTGAGCATGGAACTGCCTACTCAATCCTCAGCAAAGGCGGACTTCCCTCCCACTGCCAAGCTCCCGTGTCCCAGGTCAATCTCAGaatgctgtgctagcagtgagcaaggctccgtgggtgtgggatcTACCAAGCCAGACATGGGAGGGGATCTCCTGGTCAGCTGGTTGCGAAGACATTGGGAAAAGTGcggtatttgggcaggagtgtacTGCTCCTCCAGGTACAGTCACTCACAGCTTTCCTTGGCCAGGAAAGGGAAATCCtgtgaccccttgcacttccccggtgaggcaacaccccactctgctttggcttgccctctgtgggctgcacccactgtccagccagtcccagtgagatgaaccaggcacctctgttggaaatgcagaaatcacttgtCTTCTGCGTCGATCTCACTGGGAgttgtagaccagagctgttcctgtttggccatcttggaagtgatcttctttttcttttagcaggAATAAAATAGGAAATCTTAGATTATGCTTTAATGCTGCCATATCTTGGGACATCTGTCATGAGAACTCTAGGGAACCGGGGTGGAGGTGAGGAATGATAAGAAAATTCTTATTAGACATTTTAACCAAGACTTGTTTCTTGTTGGTAAAGAGATACAAATTACAGGTTTCACACATTGGATTGTGATCAAACCACTTTTGGAAATATTGCAAACAGACAAGCTGAAAAAAAAGCTGTATCTTGCTGTGGTTATACCCTGAAATTGAGCAAGAAGAAGCCAATGGTGGCTgcgcatggtggcccatgcctgtaatcccagcactttgggaggccaaagcaggcagatcatgaggtcaggagattgagaccggcctggctaacatggtgaaaccctgtctctactaaaaatacaaaaaaaatattagccgggcatggtggcaggcgcctgtagtcccagctactcaggaggctgaggtgagagaatggcatgaacccgggaggcagagcttgcagtgagctgagatcgtgccactgcactccagcctgggtgacagagtgagactacgtccaaagaaaaaaaaaaaaaaggaagacaatggTCTAGGAAGTCATGGCAgtattcattattcatttaagAATAGACACAGATCTGTTTGGTTACTGAAAGACTACACAGTGGCAATACTGCACTCGCTTATTGACAAACTGACTAACTGGGGTTTCAGATTTGATGTTCCTTTTAGATGTATTTTGTAAGTAATTAAGTAAAAGACTGAACTGGCAGCTTTAAATGCTATTTGTTCACTCCTCGTCCACTCCACTGTTAAATCATTTGACACAGACTAGGCAAAGACAGGctcattacttttcttttttttcttttcttttttttttttttttttgagatggagtctcgttctgctgcccaggcgagatctcggctcactgcaagctccgcctcctgggttcaggccattctcctgcatcagcctcctggtagctgggacttcaagtgcctgacaccatgcctggctaattttttgtatttttagtagagacggggtttcaccttgttagtcaggatggtctcgatctcctgacctcgtgatccgcccgcctcggcctcccaaagtgctgggattacaggcgtgagccaccgcgcccggctcaggCTCATTACTCTTCTAAAATGAAGAGTGGCCCTTCCTAGGGTAGCATTTGAAATAAATGGAGCCAAATGGAGGGAGACTCAGTATCTGAATTTCTCTTTGAGGAAGTTGACTGAGTCAAAAATTATAACCTGTTTgaaaaaagacaaatgcacatacacaccatgatTTATTTATAGAGTTCAATTATATGTAATAATTTAGTAGGAGAAATTGTGAGCATCCATTTAGAAAGTTTCCAAGTTTATTTTGTAATACTGTACCTTCATTGTTCTAGTTCAATATGCTGTCACCTTTGTGAGCTCAGTTTTTACCGTTGGCTagttatattaaattttattaagcaTGTCATCTCACCAGAACTATAGATTGTATGCAATATAGAAGGATTAAAAATCTAACATTTGTGCTCTCCTTATTAAGCTTAGTCTAAGTGGCATTGCTACTAGCAATAAAtgcttgttttctcttctctcattggcgTTGCCATTCTCTTGGCTCCTCTCACCTAACAACCTTGTATTGTTGTCttagctttttatttaaatacgCTATTTTAATTgaacttttaaatatatctatttctAATCTCTCCCAATAGATTGTAATGTTGGGAAGGGATCACACCTATTTATCTTTAGCTAGTTTAGAGAGTCTAACAAAGTTCATTGAGAGTCACTTAAGAGACACTCAAGAAATATTGTTGAGTAACTTCTGacaatcattttatattttagcacATCGTATTCAAGAACTTCTGTCAATGTTAATTAACTGTTAGTAGAGAAAGTGTGATAGAGGTTGATcataaaaaaaggcaaaattccCACTTTGgttaaatggctttttttttttttggaaggtcgacactttcttttataaaaaggGTATTTTCCCATTTGAAGCATCATTGGTGAAGTTTTGATCTTTCTTTGGTATTTGCAACATTCACACTGGCACCTTCTAAAGCAGAAACTTTGTCACTCCCCTTTCTTTGAAAGAAACTTGACCCTTAGCATGACAGAAAGGGAGCTTGCTAAGGCTTGTGGGAAGACAACTGTTTACTCCAGAAAACAATTGTTTAATGTACCTGCTCTGTGTCTTTGGAGAGAAGAATACCCTGAATCTCAAAAATCTGACATGTGGACAGAAATGACTTGGAATTCTTTGGGTAGAGGTGAGGGGTGTGGTTTactgtttgaaaaatatttatttaaattcctGGACAGTGCATTGTCCACTTGCAAATGCATTTACTTGCTGAAAAGGCTATCAATAGCTTTTTAACTCCAAAGTCGTTTTTATCCtggaagaaatttaaatattatttctaaatgaACCCTTGTGACACCTGTTCCTCTTGGTTCTGGCAATATATGGTTTTCAGTCTCATGTGTTCACTGTGTCCCTTTATTTTAAGTCCTATTAGGGAAATTAGGAAATTACCATCACCAGATACTCCCTTATAAGGGTGTGTTATAGTGAACGTGTGCCTATAGGCGTATAAGAAAGACAataattggccgggtgcagtggctcatgcctgtaatcccagcactttgggaggccgagttggacggatcatgaggtcaggagttcgagaccagcctgaccaacatggtgaaaccccgtctctactaaaaatacaaaaatgagccgggtttggtggtgtgcacctgtaatcccagctactcaggaggctgaggcagaagaatcacttgaacccgggaggcagagcttgcagtgagccgagatcacgccactgcactccagcctgggcgacagagctagactccgtctcaaaaaaaaaaaaaaaaaaagcaataattatttatatattagaaatctccacttgagtgcaggagtttgaagctgcagtgaggcaAGCTCatgagactgcactccagcctgggtgaaacagcaagaccctatcttggaaaaaaaaaattaaaggaatagaTTCCTTCTTGGAAATAAACAATATGTGAAATTTTGGACTTCAAAATTTGATCAAGttaggaaacaattttttttaactttccctgAAGATTCAAAGCTGAACAAAAGTTCATATTTGACATGGCAGAACCTCTTAGCGAAGCGTGATTATGGCCAATTCTGTTCAGCTTTATGGAGATGTAGAACACACTAGTAGGTATGTGTACTTGTCATCAGGCAATCTCGGGGCATGGGAGAAATACTTGGCCATTACTCTCCAACTGATGGCTGGAGAGTAATTACTTCAGTGAAGGTACACTATCATGCCTAGTGATACCAGGCCTGGCGACCATTTTAACTTAGCACAGTGAGTCATGTTCTCAACAAAGTAAGCGTTCAATAAGGTAGGAAAagcctcaaaaaataatttatcttaaagGTCCTCTGCTCATGCAAATGTGACTGATGACATTCTGCCAGGGTCATGTATGTAAAATTCTTAGCATGTCTCTTcactcattcaaaaaaaaaatctattggaaTGCAAGTTCCCTCAAAGTATGGGGTtttcacatgttgcccaggccagtctcgaattcctgggctcaagcaatcctcctgcttcagcttcccaaaatgctgggattacagatgtgagccaccgtgcccagccttgaaaGTACAGTCTTAATGGGACATCTTTGTATCTACTCAAATTTGTAAATATGCTAATGATCGACAAATTACTTGACACACTTGACATTGACTGAACCCACCTACTGTACCTCAGAGGTTGAAACCATTGATTTAATGGAACCTTTCATCAAGTGCATTAGTCCACTAGACACTCCTATTTATTGAgttttacattgatttttctcAGTTCAAAAGAGGGCATATGTTACATTTAGGAATGAAAGTTTGATTTTATAagccaattaaaaaacagaattctCATTAGAAAAATTACCTTGTAGCAAGTTTTGCCAGATTCTAACTGATCTTTAAAGAGGGACATTCAGTACTCTAATCTAAATAGCATTGAAAACTTTCAGTTTCTATTGCGAGAAATTGAGAATTATTTTCCTGAGGTTATGTGATGatagagaaaattatttaatcacAATCACAAGCAACttagaaagacaaaaacacaacttttatgcatatatgcatgtatgtgggGGTAGATGGAGGGGTGTAAATCCAGAGAGGGACTTGACTGTATGTGAGTtgcttattttgcatttttattctcattggtggacagatttattttattttattttttgatgacaACACTCCATGTGTCTTTATTTTAATGTGATTCCATGAAGAAACTTGCTTATTGATTACGGTCCTATAGCTCAGAAATGTTAAGTTATGGTTTTAAATATGGGTTAATTACCATTGACGTGTGAATACAGGTTCTAAAAGAAATGCATATCAGAAGAGAAACTGAACTGAATAGTATTAATTTTACTGTTTTCAAAGCTCTCTCCTAGCTATGATAAGGAGACAGAATACATGTGCCATCGCTACCTGGTTATCTAGATGaacatattaggttggtgcagaggtaattgcagtttttgccattgaaggCAATgaccaaaactgcaattacttttgcaccaacctaatacatgcTACACATAAAAGATACCTTAGCAGCACATGATAAGGGCTAATGAATGGTACAGATATATTGCAAACTTTATAGGTTGTAGGATTAGCTAATATCTTCTTGTTCAGTTTCTGTTTTGAACACTGAAAATTGAGACTTGAATGACTCTTGAAGCTTGTGCGGTTTGTCAAGGAAAGATTCATTTCTATTGCATATACAATTCTCGTTAAGAAGGGAAGCAGATGCGTCATTTGGAAAAACTTTCTTGAAAGGCTGAAACTAAGGGAGGCTTGTAGAGTATCAGAAAACATAACTTTTCACTACACATAATTTGGAGTTAACTGCATTTTTAGATATTGATATGCATCAGTTAGTTTTGCATGTACATCATTAAATAATGAgaattttcaatggaaaaaaaaagagaaattcaacttGATAAAAGGACCAGTGGACCAAAAGCTCTTCAATACACTTGTGAGGCATTATTAACAATACACTAACAAAGagggaaaatcatataacttctgTGAAACCACAATCTTTGTTCTGTCTGAATTCATTTCTGCCAGCTCACAAACATTTGACTTTTGTTGAATTTGGAAAATACGGTTTCTTGTCCTTTGGGTCCTAGATTAAGAAGAAACAACAAGATGTGCTTGGTTTCCTAGAAGCCAACAAAATAGGATTTGAAGAAAAAGATATTGCAGCCAATGAAGAGAATCGGAAGTGGATGAGAGAAAATGTACCTGAAAATAGTCGACCAGCCACAGGGTACCCCCTGCCACCTCAGATTTTCAATGAAAGCCAGTATCGCGGggtaagaaaacaatttaaattctTGTTTATTGTAATAGATTGCCCCAAATCTATCCATTATTTTCACCTCTGCCTCCAAGCCTGCATATATATAGTCATATCTCTTGCATATAGTCATTTGTCCTTTGCATTCACTCAAAGGCTGGATGTAGACAATGGCTACGTTTTCTAAATATGTTTGCTATTGATTATGCATCACAGCCAAATTTAGGAAAGTTTATTCGTTGCTTTTTGAGAATGCGTTGTGGCTTATAAGATGGCAGTAGAAATCCCAACCAAATTTAGTCATGTGAAGATTCTCTTGCATTCTCCAGGTTGAAACCTCTTAGCTGTTTGGTTGCTCTTCTGGTCATGCATCATGGACATCTCATTGCCTTTCTCAAAACACAGCAAAGATTAACTGTTCTTCTGGCCTTGGGCATGTCTAGCTAATATCTAGTCTACTGTGGGCTCTGAGAAAATCTCAACCTAAATGAATAATGGAATAGAAATATGGTGAATGGAAACAACAGTGTCTGACCAGAAATAGACATCTTCCTACTGGGAAATAGGTGGCTGTTTTGCATGGTGGAGGAAGCTGCAGGCAGATTTAAATTCCATGTGATGTGGAATAAATCATTCTGCAGTTTTTGTGACATAGAACAGCACACTTTTCAACCTATATTAAATAAGATCCAGAAGCCTTGCCTCTTTATTACTCCTCATTCCTTCCAGAATTCTAGTATTATGGAAGTTAGTCTGTCTGTCCCCAAGGAGGTAGATGATTCTGTCGACCAGTCAGGTCATTCTGAATAAatctccttctgttttttttttttgagatggagtttccctcttgttgcccaggctggagtgcagtggcgtgatcttggctcactgcaaactccgcctcccaggctcaagcgattctcctgcctcaaccttccaagtagctgagattacaggcatgtgccaccacacctggctaatttttgtatttttagtagagacggggtttctccatgttgatcaggctggtctcaaactcccgaccttaggtgatccgcccacctcggcctcccaaagtgttgggattacaggcatgagccactgctcttggctgaataaatttcctttttttcttttattggttaCATATTGCTAATTCATCTTACCTTCTTTTCATCAAGGACTATGATGCCTTCTTTGAAGCCAGAGAAAATAATGCAGTGTATGCCTTCTTAGGCTTGACAGCTCCACCTGGTTCAAAGGTATGATaccctttttttcctgctttataGGTCATTTTATTGCTGCTGAACTTTTTTAATCAGtaagattttcatttttgttaagtATTCAGATTAAGTCAGAGACAGTCCTTTATAGCAAAAAGTGCCTTCTCTGCATCCACTTAATTCCTATTAGGGCAGAAAGATGTGCATAACCAAATGCATAAACTATGTGTTTAGCAGGTAGGTAGAGTGACTTCCCCATCAAGCTGCCCACGGGAGCAAATTTCTCATTGACCTACGCACAAATAAGTGCTTAGCAATTTTAAAGCCTTCATTATTCCAGCTGTCCTGCATGGTTCTACATCGACAGTAAGCATCTTAGTTCATGGTAATCTCCTTGGCAGCACTTATTGTCTTTGTGTGAGAGCAAATGATAGAGTCATCCATTCAAGTTAATTAAGAGCATCTGCATTGCAAAACTGTTCACTAAATTGCTCGCCAAATTCGAGGCTTTTTTCCTGCCaacacaaattaattttttaagtagcAGCATTTTCAGGAGAGACCAAATAAAGAAAGCAACAATAAAATTGTCTGTCTAGTGAGATGTCCCCAAACTATCAACTTTAAACATACTTTTGCCTTTTATAGTAGTTCTTCACACAAACTGCCTTAATCAAAATGCGTGTCTCTTGCTCTATCATTTTATGTTTTGCTCTTAGCAACTAATTGTATGTTAGACAGATTCTTTGAACTCCAATTCCCTCTCCTATTTTAAAAAGCTGTGTTATTGTCTGTTTTCACTAGACAAAAATTTACTAGTACTATGTTTATGTCATTGTGAAATGGTTTTCTTGCCGAACTTTCTTTTCCCAtggataaaatgttatattttaggctttgtataATTTGAGCCATAAGAAAAGTGAGGTaaggcacttttcttttttttgggggggtttctgtggtacttcatttttttttattatactttaagttctagggtacatgtgcacaacgtgcaggtttgatacatacgtatacatgtgccatggtggtttgctgcacccatcaactcatcatttacattaggtatttctcctaaggctatccctcccccaaccccccacccctcaacaggccccgctgtgtgatgttctccgccctgtgtccaagtgatctcattgttcaattcccacctatgagtgagaacatgcagtgtttggttttctgtccttgtgatagtttgctgagaatgatggtttccagcttcatccatgtccctgcaaaggacatgaacacatccttttttatggctgcatagtattccatggtgtatatgtgtcatagtttcttaatccagtctgtcattgatggacatttgggttggttccaagtctttgctattgtaaatagtgggTGGCACTTTAATCTACCAGCTGTACTGGAGGCACAGAAGATAATCAACTTATCCAAGTTCAGAGAGCTAGTGGATTAAACCAGTAGAGTTACCGGcacttttctttaaataagatAGTAAGAGCACTAGATTGCAGCATCTGCAATCCAGACAGAGTAGCATCTGGAGGCTTGCATTATGAATTTTAGCCCCA
This genomic stretch from Pongo pygmaeus isolate AG05252 chromosome X, NHGRI_mPonPyg2-v2.0_pri, whole genome shotgun sequence harbors:
- the SH3BGRL gene encoding adapter SH3BGRL → MVIRVYIASSSGSTAIKKKQQDVLGFLEANKIGFEEKDIAANEENRKWMRENVPENSRPATGYPLPPQIFNESQYRGDYDAFFEARENNAVYAFLGLTAPPGSKEAEVQAKQQA